In one Cardinium endosymbiont of Dermatophagoides farinae genomic region, the following are encoded:
- the mobV gene encoding MobV family relaxase — protein MAFATFNIKGYQKGLIGIGKHIDRSCQEAKKTGVFEDSEEKDLVSELGLHIDPSRTYLNEEWVDTGGKSLSELVEQRISEGYKLSKSIRSDAVKALGLVMTGSHDRMKEIEANEKLFEGWKKANWDFACKEFGGEKNIVRFSIHRDERTPHIHCVVVPITPDGRLSAKHYRHGTIKLQGYQNRYAEAMSPFGLERGIEVSLTGRKHTTSKEYYKSINKIEREVSIETKHINTLNPFHREQAKEELEKVQDKLRSLEEENRGLKQEVIYSRNTHKTLIENRIKDDLEKVKREVNLIQHAASMGYVLDKEKSSKNWAVMEKESDKILIKNGPNQNGHWMYKSLVDEQEKGTIVDFMQKRGFSYQSICGLSSRHLDDRIVKDQKSLSVEIGDVFSQCHIAREVFDRVVEHQKGNYLTCRGIDQTTYECYTGVKVGNQAVFALYRNIDSNGKGTICSTISYQFDAKGTMSDDGCFNSTKYFQKGLPRGLSVLVESGLPVKHIVVSESPIDALSYKQMSSSLKGTMYVSTCGSLSEGVKRELSNVLSNARENGWSVTLAFDSDKAGRKMDEEVRRLADACLVDCRSSIPYQFKDWNEELVSGLGRQEMLRKLQKELVTSGQEHELRKKRERGPTVMGMEITCD, from the coding sequence ATGGCATTCGCAACATTTAACATCAAGGGCTACCAAAAAGGTTTAATAGGAATTGGTAAACACATAGATCGTTCTTGTCAGGAAGCTAAAAAAACAGGTGTATTTGAAGATTCAGAAGAGAAAGATTTGGTTTCAGAACTAGGCTTACATATAGATCCCTCTAGAACATATTTAAATGAAGAGTGGGTCGATACAGGTGGTAAATCATTATCTGAACTTGTTGAACAAAGGATATCAGAGGGCTATAAATTATCTAAATCTATTCGATCAGATGCTGTTAAAGCTTTGGGTTTAGTTATGACTGGTAGTCATGACCGAATGAAAGAAATAGAGGCTAATGAAAAATTATTTGAGGGTTGGAAAAAAGCTAATTGGGATTTCGCTTGTAAGGAGTTTGGTGGAGAAAAAAATATTGTTCGATTTTCTATACATAGGGATGAAAGGACACCACATATTCATTGTGTAGTAGTTCCAATTACTCCAGATGGAAGGTTAAGTGCTAAGCACTATCGACATGGTACGATTAAGTTGCAAGGCTATCAAAATAGATATGCAGAAGCTATGTCTCCTTTTGGATTGGAGCGTGGAATAGAAGTTTCATTAACTGGGAGAAAACATACGACATCAAAGGAATACTACAAAAGTATTAATAAAATTGAAAGGGAAGTATCAATAGAAACTAAACATATAAACACTTTAAATCCCTTTCACCGTGAACAAGCCAAAGAGGAGTTAGAAAAAGTACAGGATAAGCTCCGTTCCTTAGAAGAAGAAAATAGAGGCCTTAAACAAGAAGTTATCTATTCTAGAAATACGCATAAAACGCTTATAGAGAATCGAATTAAAGATGATCTAGAAAAAGTGAAAAGAGAAGTTAATTTGATCCAACATGCTGCTTCTATGGGTTATGTTTTAGATAAAGAAAAAAGTTCCAAAAACTGGGCCGTTATGGAAAAAGAAAGTGATAAAATTTTGATTAAAAATGGGCCTAATCAAAATGGTCACTGGATGTATAAATCTTTGGTAGACGAACAAGAGAAAGGAACTATTGTGGATTTTATGCAAAAACGTGGGTTTAGTTATCAGAGTATTTGTGGGTTGTCTAGTAGGCATTTAGATGATCGGATTGTTAAAGATCAAAAATCTTTATCTGTAGAAATAGGGGATGTTTTTTCACAGTGTCATATCGCTCGAGAGGTGTTTGACAGGGTTGTTGAGCATCAGAAAGGTAATTACTTGACTTGTAGAGGTATTGATCAAACTACCTATGAGTGTTATACAGGTGTTAAAGTAGGTAATCAAGCTGTATTTGCTTTATACAGGAATATAGATAGCAACGGGAAAGGTACTATATGCAGCACTATTAGCTACCAGTTTGATGCTAAAGGTACCATGTCAGATGATGGATGTTTTAATAGCACTAAATACTTCCAAAAAGGGCTGCCTCGCGGGTTGTCTGTTTTGGTTGAGTCTGGTCTACCCGTAAAGCATATTGTGGTCTCAGAAAGTCCTATAGATGCTTTAAGTTATAAGCAGATGAGTAGTTCTTTGAAGGGCACTATGTATGTGTCTACTTGTGGTAGTTTATCTGAAGGGGTTAAAAGAGAGCTCTCAAATGTGTTGTCTAATGCTAGGGAGAATGGGTGGTCTGTAACGTTGGCTTTTGATAGTGATAAAGCGGGTAGGAAGATGGATGAAGAGGTCCGTAGGTTGGCTGATGCGTGTCTGGTAGACTGTAGATCGTCTATACCCTATCAGTTTAAAGATTGGAATGAAGAATTGGTATCTGGTTTAGGAAGGCAAGAAATGCTTAGAAAACTCCAAAAGGAGTTGGTAACTAGTGGGCAGGAGCACGAGTTGCGTAAGAAACGCGAAAGGGGGCCGACCGTGATGGGTATGGAAATTACTTGCGATTAA
- a CDS encoding VapE domain-containing protein: MITKEQILEKVGGEEYLIRYLVPTFNSNVRKKNYKSIFSEKDDRPSMSIYKEKRTGTLKFKSFNTGHQGDAFRMWADYYGLDCKTQFKELLELINQEMCLGLNTEKKSRVVPKSIFPNLPTVKDIGVSSPSQTLRIEYMSDSESFISRLYLKYWLQYGIDQSVLGKFDVKQVSFLSYTANSGRYLSFKYFEKHQVVSAYHVSGRVKVYIPEISPSFSSDPFFKGQKKSFSYKNQNKDDVFGLVQLPEGNLDYVLFTAGEKDCMSAYAHGFSNVISLQSEHQMPSDDLLRILRSKTSVLLCCYDNDEAGKNASKKLQDSFGIVSVELPGDVKDIAEYFKKHTTADFQLLIDYGIQQVKSISVNSIDIHRVRKLSNTKRSKVKAYLSNKFNFRLNVVTQEREMSTKRNPDLWEKVNVNELRDNLDRHGFECNLDLINCILKSFFVGRFNPIESYFLAFEGNESSGNEDYIHKLASYVNLKDSTFNNNQYWYTHLKKWMIRAVRTVFEDGEINKHALILCSSKENIGKSYFCRFLCPPTLRRYYNGNPIISNEKDAQKALIRNFIIDLDELHQLRSNSEVIKTWLSQPYINVRLPYQEDEITASRIASFVGSTNNIEFLRSGLGNSRWISFEIDSINYLDDEAIYILEKAWEQAYSLYKLDHGSGELREEEFLELKTRSNQFNTKSTESELIVQYLYPSTKEEGEFMTTTDILRYIQNIVGTTIRLNTRLVGSALRESGFIRVMYGNLDRGPLYGYFVQKLNV, encoded by the coding sequence ATGATAACAAAAGAACAAATCCTGGAAAAGGTAGGGGGAGAGGAATATCTCATCCGCTACTTGGTTCCTACATTTAATTCAAATGTAAGAAAAAAAAATTACAAATCTATATTTTCTGAGAAAGATGATAGACCAAGTATGTCTATTTATAAGGAAAAAAGGACAGGTACGTTAAAATTTAAATCTTTTAATACGGGTCATCAGGGAGATGCCTTTAGGATGTGGGCGGATTATTATGGATTAGACTGTAAAACACAGTTTAAGGAACTTTTAGAACTCATTAACCAAGAGATGTGCTTGGGTTTGAATACTGAAAAGAAATCAAGAGTTGTTCCAAAATCAATTTTTCCTAATTTACCAACTGTTAAAGACATTGGAGTATCTTCACCTTCTCAAACACTTCGTATTGAATACATGTCTGATTCAGAATCTTTTATTTCTAGATTATATCTAAAATACTGGCTACAGTATGGTATTGACCAATCTGTTTTAGGAAAGTTTGATGTTAAACAAGTAAGTTTTTTATCTTATACCGCTAACTCAGGTCGTTATTTGTCTTTTAAATACTTTGAAAAGCATCAGGTTGTATCGGCCTATCATGTATCAGGTAGAGTTAAAGTATATATTCCAGAGATATCACCTTCATTTTCTAGTGATCCTTTTTTTAAAGGTCAGAAAAAATCATTTTCGTATAAGAATCAAAATAAAGATGATGTTTTTGGGTTGGTTCAGTTACCTGAAGGAAATTTAGACTATGTACTGTTTACAGCAGGGGAAAAAGATTGCATGAGTGCTTATGCACATGGGTTTAGCAATGTTATTTCTTTACAGTCTGAGCACCAGATGCCTAGTGATGATCTGTTGAGAATTTTACGTAGTAAGACTTCCGTACTATTATGTTGTTATGATAATGATGAGGCAGGAAAGAATGCTTCTAAGAAGTTACAAGATTCTTTTGGTATTGTATCCGTTGAATTACCAGGAGATGTAAAGGATATAGCAGAATACTTTAAAAAGCATACTACTGCTGATTTCCAGTTACTTATAGATTATGGTATACAACAGGTAAAATCTATTTCTGTAAATTCTATTGATATCCATAGGGTTAGGAAGTTAAGTAATACTAAACGCAGTAAAGTGAAAGCCTATTTAAGTAATAAGTTCAATTTTCGATTGAATGTAGTTACTCAAGAGCGTGAAATGAGTACTAAGCGTAATCCTGATTTATGGGAAAAAGTTAACGTAAATGAACTAAGAGATAATTTAGATAGACATGGTTTTGAGTGTAATTTGGACTTAATTAATTGTATATTAAAATCGTTTTTTGTAGGGCGTTTTAATCCTATAGAGTCATATTTTTTAGCTTTCGAAGGAAATGAATCTTCTGGTAATGAAGACTATATTCATAAATTAGCCAGTTATGTTAATTTAAAGGATTCTACGTTTAATAATAATCAATATTGGTATACGCATCTTAAGAAATGGATGATTAGGGCGGTACGTACGGTTTTTGAGGATGGAGAAATCAATAAACATGCTTTAATCTTATGCTCATCTAAAGAAAATATAGGTAAAAGTTATTTTTGTAGATTTTTGTGTCCTCCTACTCTTAGGAGATATTACAATGGTAATCCGATTATAAGCAATGAAAAAGATGCTCAAAAGGCTCTTATAAGAAACTTTATTATAGACTTGGATGAGCTACATCAGCTCCGTTCTAACTCAGAGGTAATTAAGACTTGGCTGTCTCAGCCTTATATTAATGTACGTTTGCCTTATCAGGAAGATGAAATAACAGCATCACGTATAGCTTCTTTTGTAGGTAGTACCAATAATATTGAATTTTTAAGGTCAGGTTTGGGTAATAGTAGATGGATTAGTTTTGAAATAGATTCCATTAACTATTTAGATGATGAGGCTATATATATATTAGAGAAAGCCTGGGAACAAGCCTATAGTTTGTATAAATTAGATCACGGTAGTGGGGAACTACGTGAAGAAGAATTTTTAGAGTTAAAAACTCGTTCTAATCAATTTAATACTAAGTCTACAGAGTCTGAATTGATAGTCCAGTATCTTTATCCCTCTACTAAGGAAGAAGGTGAGTTTATGACTACTACTGATATATTGAGATATATACAGAATATTGTTGGTACTACTATTAGATTGAATACTAGATTGGTAGGCAGTGCTCTAAGAGAATCAGGGTTTATTAGGGTTATGTATGGTAATTTAGATAGGGGACCTTTGTATGGCTATTTTGTTCAAAAGTTAAATGTTTAG